The Peromyscus leucopus breed LL Stock chromosome 4, UCI_PerLeu_2.1, whole genome shotgun sequence genome segment CCAAGGAGACCAGCCCCACCCGGCCCAGTGGCGCCAACCAGGATGGGTGTGGAGAATGCCTGCTTCTTCTCTGAGGAGCATGAGACTCGTTTCCAGAACCCTGGGGATGCCAGACTGGGTAGCTCTCCCAGTCCTCCTGGAGGTGTCCCCTCACTGACCCGGTCCCAGCGGGATGATCTTTCTCTGCATTCAGAGGAGGGGCCGGGCCTGGAACCTGTGAGCCGCCCAGTGGACTATGGCTTTGTTTCTGCTCTGGTTTTCTTGGTGAGCGGAATCCTCCTGGTGGTAACAGCATATGCCATCCCTCGAGAGGCCCGAGTCAACCCTGACACAGTGACAGCAAGGGAGATGGAACGCCTAGAGATGTACTACGCCCGCTTGGGCTCGCATCTGGACAAGTGCATCATCGCGGGCCTGGGGCTGCTCACAGTGGGTGGCATGCTCCTGTCCGTGCTGCTTATGGTCTCTCTGTGCAAGGGCGAGCTGTACCGCAGGCAGACCTTCGTCCCTGGCAGGGGAACAAGGAAGACCTACGGCTCCATCAACCTGCGTATGCGGCAGCTCGCTGGGGATGGGGGCCAGGTCCTAGTGGAGAACGAGGTTGTCCAAGTCTCAGAGACCAGCTATACCACACAGGGCTCTTAAGTAAGAGCCTGCCCTATCTTGCTGCTTTAGCTGCAGAGCTTGGAGGGTCCCCAAAACCTGGGGCTTCAAAGTGGGATCCACAGAGGGTCCTGTGGAGGGAGTTTTGatgcg includes the following:
- the LOC114709552 gene encoding transmembrane protein 74B; the encoded protein is MASPPGLELKTLSNGPQVPRRPAPPGPVAPTRMGVENACFFSEEHETRFQNPGDARLGSSPSPPGGVPSLTRSQRDDLSLHSEEGPGLEPVSRPVDYGFVSALVFLVSGILLVVTAYAIPREARVNPDTVTAREMERLEMYYARLGSHLDKCIIAGLGLLTVGGMLLSVLLMVSLCKGELYRRQTFVPGRGTRKTYGSINLRMRQLAGDGGQVLVENEVVQVSETSYTTQGS